GGTACTTCAGGATGTTTTTCTTTACAAATGTTCAAGAAGGCATCTGATAAATCAGATCCTGTAATTGAATAGACTCTCTTCAAATACTCAATATCCAACCCACCACCTGAGCCTAACTCAAGTAATGTCGAGCCAACTGGCAATGACTTGCTCAGAAGTTTATAGATATTAGTTCCATCATAACCGTTACACATTTTAATGTACTGTTTGACATTTACTGGGTTATCATAAAAATTCATGAAGCCTCCTGTACTTATAAAGCGTAGCGATCTAGCTTATGGACAAAGTTTAATTGGCTAGAGTAAGTGACGAAGGAAAAAGCCAACGGTATTTTGTGCTAGTTTATTAGTTTGTCGTTACGTAAGTGATTTGTTATTTTTACTATTAATAGGTCAATGACTTAATCGCATCAGAGACTGTCAGAAAATGAATTTTAGTGAGGCAAAGACTAGCCTTTTTAAACTCATGAGCGCGTATTAAATTCGTCACTTCGTTTGCAACTAATATCCGCTTTGTTTTGATTAACTCTAACTTGCCTGACGTTAATTCGATGACATAGCTATTGCCAAAAGAGTCAATAACATAATCGTCATCACAAAGCAGTAATTCACGGCATTCAGAAATGAAATCTTGCTCAGAACCCAAGTAAATCAACTCGTCATCGCCATCTAACTTTAGTGTGCATGGCCACGAAATCATAAGAATTCCCTCGATAAATATAATGCCCAAGAGAGGGCTTATAATAGTTGGCTACAATGTAAACTAAGTGGAACGTAACCAACAGCTACGTATTTTTACTTATCTTTTGTAAGGTTTATTTATGACTACCATCACACAATGGTTGTGATGCCGTGAGCTTACAACCACAAAAAAATAATTTTTTAGACTCTGTTGCGGTAAATCTTACCGGCGAGAATTCAGAGCCTTTATGAGAACCATCACAAAATGGTTGTTTCTCACTCTTACCACAAGAACACCAAGAATATTTTTTACCTTCTTCAACTTCTACTGCAAAGGGCGTGTTAGATGCTCGTACTGGTTTAGTCATGATAATTCTCCATAATTTAATGTAAACATAGACACAATGACTCCCCACGAGGTGCTAGCCTCTGAACGTGGGTTAGTTTTACAAACCAGAGCCATAATATATGTGTCAACAATATAAAGCAGAGGCTAGCATGATAAAACATAACATACTTTTCATTGGCTTAGATACCCACAAAACATTTACTGAAGTTGCCTACATTGAAGGCCAACGTGGCGCTAAATCAATTCACTTAGGTAAAATCCTCAGTAATAAAGCCGCATTTAAAAAGCTCGCTCGACAGTTACAATCAAAATACCCCGACGCTACGCTTCATTTTGTTTACGAAGCAGGCCCTTGCGGCTATTGGATTTACCGTTTACTGACCAGCCTTCATCATTGCTGTTATGTTATTGCCCCTTCTCTTATTCCAAAAAAAACAGGAGAGCGTATTAAAACCGATAAACGTGATGCGCTCAAACTCGCTAAATTACTTAAATCAGAAGATCTAACTACTATCTATGTGCCTGAGCCAGAAGATGAAGCCGTGCGAGATTTATCCCGCTCGCGTGAGACGGGCATGAAAGATTTGAAAGATGCTAAATACCAACTTAAAGCCTTATTGCTGCGTAACAACATTAACAGCAAAGTGAAAGATAACT
The DNA window shown above is from Colwellia psychrerythraea 34H and carries:
- a CDS encoding DUF4144 domain-containing protein, whose protein sequence is MISWPCTLKLDGDDELIYLGSEQDFISECRELLLCDDDYVIDSFGNSYVIELTSGKLELIKTKRILVANEVTNLIRAHEFKKASLCLTKIHFLTVSDAIKSLTY
- a CDS encoding CDGSH iron-sulfur domain-containing protein, which gives rise to MTKPVRASNTPFAVEVEEGKKYSWCSCGKSEKQPFCDGSHKGSEFSPVRFTATESKKLFFCGCKLTASQPLCDGSHK